A window from Flavobacterium sp. 83 encodes these proteins:
- a CDS encoding RNA polymerase sigma factor — MEINRQIEKAKQGDQVAFTFLLDYYWNEVYGFMLKRTENETNAEDITIETFSKAFDKIATYNPEFQFNTWLIAIAKNVHIDLLRKKKSSLFVEITEEEDQQAYNIADTTPSAEDELITEQNLSQLLQFIKELKPHYQEVIQLRYFQEMSYQEIANKIDEPLSNVKIKLLRAKKLLAEIIQNKR, encoded by the coding sequence TTGGAAATAAACAGACAAATAGAAAAAGCGAAACAAGGTGACCAAGTTGCCTTCACTTTTCTATTGGATTATTATTGGAATGAAGTATATGGTTTTATGCTAAAACGCACTGAAAATGAAACAAATGCAGAAGATATTACAATCGAAACTTTCTCGAAAGCCTTTGATAAAATAGCTACTTACAACCCTGAATTTCAGTTTAACACTTGGCTTATCGCTATTGCAAAAAATGTGCACATCGATTTATTACGAAAAAAGAAATCGAGTCTTTTTGTAGAAATAACTGAAGAAGAAGACCAGCAAGCGTATAACATTGCCGACACTACTCCATCTGCGGAAGATGAATTGATTACGGAACAAAATCTTTCGCAGTTGTTGCAATTCATCAAAGAATTAAAACCACATTACCAAGAAGTTATTCAATTGCGTTATTTCCAAGAAATGAGTTATCAGGAAATTGCCAACAAAATTGACGAACCATTAAGTAATGTTAAAATTAAATTGCTTCGCGCCAAAAAACTTCTGGCCGAAATCATTCAAAATAAAAGATAA
- a CDS encoding energy transducer TonB: protein MSKLSIYETRWIDLVFQYKNKEYGAYQLRQESTKTSIMALFMGILLLTSALSIPVILNYFNPENRMTIPEFTKTLVNVTDIIIPNQLREIEKPILLEVKTQNAEAPIQSDQLVNPVIVQAQLANQNIAKNTDNTTVTNTSKEGTATVGINPTSSTETGTVTDTPIDTGNTIVATTTLDKLPEFPGGINKFYTYVGNNFEKPDVDSGSTMKVYVSFVIEKDGSMTDIQVKRDPGYGLGKEAIRVLKSLKTKWSPGMIGSKPVRTAYNLPITVQMN, encoded by the coding sequence ATGTCCAAATTAAGCATTTACGAGACCCGCTGGATTGACCTTGTTTTTCAATACAAAAACAAAGAATATGGGGCGTATCAGTTGCGCCAAGAAAGTACCAAAACTTCGATAATGGCACTTTTTATGGGAATATTACTTTTAACTTCTGCTTTGAGTATTCCGGTGATTCTGAATTATTTTAATCCTGAAAACAGGATGACGATACCCGAATTTACAAAAACCTTAGTGAATGTAACTGACATTATTATACCCAATCAGCTTCGGGAAATAGAAAAACCAATTCTTCTAGAAGTAAAGACACAAAATGCAGAAGCACCAATTCAAAGTGACCAACTTGTGAATCCTGTAATTGTGCAGGCACAACTGGCAAATCAAAATATTGCAAAAAATACTGACAATACAACAGTTACAAACACGAGTAAGGAAGGAACAGCAACTGTTGGTATAAATCCAACTTCTTCCACAGAAACAGGAACGGTAACTGACACTCCTATTGATACCGGAAATACAATTGTAGCCACTACAACTCTGGACAAACTTCCTGAATTCCCCGGAGGAATCAATAAGTTCTATACTTATGTAGGCAATAATTTTGAAAAACCGGATGTTGACAGCGGTAGCACCATGAAAGTTTATGTGTCGTTTGTAATAGAAAAAGACGGAAGCATGACTGACATTCAAGTAAAAAGAGATCCTGGTTATGGTTTAGGAAAAGAAGCAATCCGAGTATTGAAATCGTTAAAAACCAAATGGTCGCCTGGAATGATTGGCTCAAAACCGGTTCGAACTGCCTATAATCTTCCCATTACAGTACAAATGAATTAG
- a CDS encoding M48 family metalloprotease yields the protein MKNKSILLGVLLVVFGLSKANAQINFGEKVLGAVQKGVVGFTFSDADAATLSKAAVDKMDAEHTVTGLKDPYTIRLNKVFGKHTTGEGYTLNYKVYKLNEVNAFATADGSVRVYSGLMDIMDDNELLAVIGHEIGHVANHDSRDAMKAAYKKEALIDVVASQSDKVAAVTDSQLAKLGSMMIDSKHSRKQESEADEFSYNFMKKNGYNVNAVSSAFSILAKMSEGTEASFLDKMISSHPDSKERAETAKQRAETDGLYKPYVQQKAVVAAKKTTTKKTIIKKKK from the coding sequence ATGAAAAATAAATCAATACTATTAGGGGTATTATTGGTAGTTTTTGGTCTTTCAAAAGCCAATGCACAAATTAATTTTGGAGAAAAAGTGTTAGGTGCGGTTCAAAAAGGGGTTGTAGGATTCACTTTTAGTGATGCTGATGCAGCAACTTTATCTAAAGCAGCTGTTGATAAAATGGATGCGGAACATACCGTCACAGGACTAAAAGATCCTTACACAATCCGTCTAAATAAAGTTTTTGGAAAACATACAACTGGGGAAGGATATACATTAAACTATAAAGTTTATAAGCTAAATGAAGTAAACGCATTTGCAACAGCTGACGGAAGTGTTCGTGTTTATTCAGGATTGATGGATATTATGGATGATAATGAATTACTAGCAGTTATCGGTCATGAAATCGGGCATGTGGCTAATCACGATTCCCGAGATGCTATGAAAGCGGCTTATAAAAAAGAAGCTTTAATAGATGTTGTTGCTTCACAATCAGATAAAGTGGCAGCTGTAACGGATAGTCAATTAGCTAAATTGGGAAGCATGATGATTGATAGTAAACACAGTAGAAAACAAGAATCAGAAGCAGATGAATTCTCGTATAATTTTATGAAAAAAAATGGATATAATGTGAATGCGGTTTCTTCAGCTTTTTCTATTTTGGCAAAAATGAGCGAAGGGACAGAAGCCTCCTTTTTAGATAAAATGATAAGCTCACATCCTGATTCTAAAGAAAGAGCGGAAACTGCTAAACAAAGAGCTGAAACGGATGGATTGTACAAACCGTATGTGCAACAAAAAGCTGTTGTAGCTGCCAAAAAAACTACGACCAAAAAAACTATAATTAAAAAGAAGAAATAG